Proteins encoded by one window of Conger conger chromosome 1, fConCon1.1, whole genome shotgun sequence:
- the ndufa3 gene encoding NADH dehydrogenase [ubiquinone] 1 alpha subcomplex subunit 3 isoform X2: MAGRVGAFLKNAWNKEPVITVACGIGLTACILPFASPYTKYAVKMNEAMPYNYPVPVRDDGNMPDVPSHPSDPQGNQLEWLKTF; this comes from the exons ATGGCAGGAC GAGTTGGAGCCTTTTTGAAGAACGCATGGAACAAAGAGCCAGTGATCACAGTTGCTTGTGGAATTGGATTGACAG CTTGCATCTTGCCTTTTGCGAGCCCCTATACAAAGTATGCAGTCAAGATGAATGAAGCCATGCCATACAACTACCCAG TTCCTGTGAGAGACGATGGCAACATGCCTGATGTCCCAAGCCACCCATCAGACCCCCAGGGCAACCAACTAGAATGGCTGAAAACCTTCTAA
- the ndufa3 gene encoding NADH dehydrogenase [ubiquinone] 1 alpha subcomplex subunit 3 isoform X1 has product MNVVCNSLTRLLYRLELVKGVGAFLKNAWNKEPVITVACGIGLTACILPFASPYTKYAVKMNEAMPYNYPVPVRDDGNMPDVPSHPSDPQGNQLEWLKTF; this is encoded by the exons ATGAATGTGGTTTGCAATTCCCTAACGCGTTTGCTGTATCGCTTGGAACTAGTTAAAG GAGTTGGAGCCTTTTTGAAGAACGCATGGAACAAAGAGCCAGTGATCACAGTTGCTTGTGGAATTGGATTGACAG CTTGCATCTTGCCTTTTGCGAGCCCCTATACAAAGTATGCAGTCAAGATGAATGAAGCCATGCCATACAACTACCCAG TTCCTGTGAGAGACGATGGCAACATGCCTGATGTCCCAAGCCACCCATCAGACCCCCAGGGCAACCAACTAGAATGGCTGAAAACCTTCTAA
- the tfpt gene encoding TCF3 fusion partner, translating into MMEDFSGLALPPLFGGHILEAELEPGGVELGPGEVELGPGGTELLDSGGQGSRLGPEEEQERREQEKQKYLALSRRCKEIEQVNERILGRLHQVQRLTRRLKKERRFLMKTLNSYGDDYRSAQLTILLEDDGGAHLDSFPGGEEDRPNGLPGSSPSVLLQSAVGTKKKRHRIPKERERDAQTEEELSMLTDAQFSGFPSPPSLPH; encoded by the exons ATGATGGAAGATTTCTCTGGCCTtgccctccctcctctctttggTGGACACATACTGGAAGCAGAGCTGGAGCCAGGGGGAGTGGAGCTGGGGCCGGGGGAAGTTGAGCTGGGGCCAGGAGGGACTGAACTGCTGGACAGTGGAGGGCAGGGGTCAAGGCTTGGACCAGAAGAGGagcaagagaggagagagcaagaaaaacaaaagtacCTGGCATTGAGCAGGAGATGTAAAGAAATTGAACAA GTAAATGAGCGAATACTTGGGCGCCTTCACCAGGTTCAAAGACTTACACGACGcttgaagaaagaaagaag GTTTCTGATGAAGACTCTTAACTCGTATGGAGATGACTATAGAAGTGCCCAACTCACGATACTTCTTGAG GATGACGGTGGAGCTCATTTGGACTCTTTTCCGGGTGGGGAGGAGGATAGGCCGAATGGCCTTCCTGGATCCTCCCCCTCTgttctcctccaatcagcagTTGGAACAAAAAAGAAGCGGCATCGAATTcccaaggagagggagagagatgcccAG ACTGAGGAAGAGTTGTCCATGTTGACTGATGCCCAATTCAGCGGATTTCCCagcccaccctctctccctcactga
- the cnot3a gene encoding CCR4-NOT transcription complex subunit 3a isoform X1 yields MADKRKLQGEIDRCLKKVTEGVEQFEDIWQKLHNAANANQKEKYEADLKKEIKKLQRLRDQIKTWVASNEIKDKRQLVDNRKLIETQMERFKVVERETKTKAYSKEGLGLALKVDPAQKEKEEVGQWLTNTIDTLNMQVDQFESEVESLSVQTRKKKGDKEKQDRIEELKQFIEKHRYHICRLETILRMLDNDSVQVDLIRKIKDDVEYYLDSSQDPDFEENEFLYDDLDLEDIPPPLVGNSQMEDEIFPHSGSTPNSTTSSSPIPPSAPCTAENSEDDKKRGRSTDSEVSQSPVKNGNPSSSLSSSSSSSSGTSSSSLVSMATVAGGGGGNSLLGSLGGLLPSPGSFSTAIQQQQQSQPQSQQQQPQPKNSPSSALPSNSNPSPANVLLPTPAASSPPSSSTPASVSQNSQPQTPSGQSSASSLGLGQGLGLGKGMVTGTSGVNQMSSLGLSGMPASLSTMAGLLSGSTPAPYAQAAASGGVGSGVGASAVGNNSNAISSAAITSGNNNGSGTSTGLLGTSPGLGGVGGGILGLSTGQAVIQGQPQVALSPVGMPPGAAVGVMGGSAGNTGAGGGLGGGSGALVRPPSGQKQNGSTSYSAVVADSAPDSTLTIASQSQNSQLSSLVPAANPPKDNGPSLLGSITLPPSSPSPSYSEGKPGSGSLMNGPLSYTQASDSMKLATDLRQILMESRAGPQLGEQPGPSAASTNTRKRKQCQAPEPLSSLKSMAERAALGSGLEGEIPALHLTERDIFSGSTAPPGPPAAPQPSVSEVSIPPSLGVCPLGPVPLSKDQLYQQAMQESAWTHMPHPSDSERIRQYLMRNPCPTLPFHHQVPPPHSDSVEFYQRLSTETLFFIFYYLEGTKAQYLAAKALKKQSWRFHTKYMMWFQRHEEPKTITDEFEQGTYIYFDYEKWGQRKKEGFTFEYRYLEDRDLQ; encoded by the exons ATGGCTGATAAGAGAAAACTGCAAG GTGAAATAGATCGATGTTTGAAAAAAGTCACAGAGGGTGTAGAACAATTTGAAGACATTTGGCAAAAG CTCCATAATGCAGCCAATGCAAACCAGAAGGAAAAATATGAGGCAGACCTCAAGAAAGAGATTAAAAAATTGCAG CGTCTTCGAGACCAGATAAAGACATGGGTGGCCTCCAATGAAATCAAAGACAAAAGGCAGCTAGTGGACAATCGAAAACTCATTGAAACG CAAATGGAGCGGTTTAAAGTAGTGGAGCGGGAGACAAAGACAAAGGCCTACTCCAAAGAGGGGCTGGGCCTGGCACTGAAGGTGGACCCTGcccagaaggagaaggaggaggtcgGCCAGTGGCTAACG AACACGATAGATACGCTAAACATGCAGGTGGACCAGTTTGAGAGTGAGGTGGAATCACTCTCTGTCCAAACCCGTAAAAAGAAAGGAGACAAAGAG AAGCAGGACCGGATAGAGGAGCTGAAGCAATTCATTGAAAAGCACAGGTACCACATCTGCAGGCTGGAGACCATTCTGCGCATGCTGGACAACGACTCTGTGCAGGTGGATTTGATCCGCAAGATCAAGGACGATGTGGAGTACTACCTCGACTCCTCCCAGGACCCAGACTTTGAGGAGAATGAGTTCCTCTACGATGACCTAGACCTGGAGGACATCC CCCCACCGCTGGTGGGCAACTCTCAAATGGAGGATGAGATCTTCCCCCACTCTGGGAGCACACCCaactccaccacctcctcctctcccataCCTCCCTCTGCTCCGTGCACTGCG GAGAATTCTGAAGATGATAAGAAAAGGGGACGGTCCACAGACAGTGAAGTCAGTCAG TCTCCTGTAAAGAATGGCAATCCCTCATCGTCACtgtcttcatcctcctcttcctcctctgggaCTTCGTCCTCTTCGCTCGTCTCCATGGCGACAGTTGCAGGGGGTGGTGGTGGCAACAGTCTCCTTGGCAGCTTGGGGGGTCTCCTCCCCAGTCCTGGCAGCTTCAGCACAGCaatccagcagcagcagcagtctcAGCCACAGAGCCAGCAGCAGCAACCCCAGCCTAAAAACTCTCCCAGCTCTGCCCTTCCCTCCAACAGCAACCCCAGTCCAGCAAACGTCCTCCTCCCCACACCTGCTGCCTCTTCTCCTCCCAGCTCCAGTACACCGGCTTCGGTATCCCAGAATTCTCAGCCCCAGACCCCCTCAGGGCAGTCCTCAGCCTCCAGCCTGGGCCTGGGGCAGGGCCTGGGTTTGGGCAAAGGCATGGTTACTGGAACGAGCGGTGTCAACCAGATGTCTAGCTTGGGTCTGTCTGGGATGCCGGCATCCCTCAGCACCATGGCTGGCCTCCTTTCAGGCTCCACCCCCGCCCCGTACGCACAGGCAGCTGCTTCAGGTGGGGTGGGCAGTGGAGTGGGAGCGTCGGCCGTGGGTAATAACAGTAATGCAATATCCAGCGCTGCTATAACGAGTGGCAATAATAACGGAAGCGGGACATCTACGGGTTTGTTGGGCACCAGTCCCGGACTTGGCGGAGTCGGTGGTGGGATTTTGGGGCTAAGCACAGGTCAGGCCGTCATCCAGGGACAACCTCAGGTGGCTCTCAGTCCAGTGGGCATGCCGCCGGGCGCTGCAGTTGGGGTTATGGGAGGCAGTGCTGGAAACACCGGGGCAGGCGGAGGATTAGGAGGTGGGAGCGGTGCCCTGGTCAGACCTCCCAGTGGACAGAAGCAGAATGGCAGCACTA GTTACAGTGCGGTAGTTGCAGACAGCGCGCCTGATTCCACCCTCACCAttgccagccaatcacaaaacAGCCAGCTCTCTTCCTTGGTCCCTGCTGCCAATCCTCC taaGGACAACGGCCCCAGCCTCCTGGGTTCCATCACACTGCCTCccagctccccctccccctcgtaCAGCGAAGGCAAGCCGGGCAGCGGGAGCCTGATGAACGGGCCTCTCTCCTACACGCAGGCCTCCGACAGCATGAAG CTCGCCACAGACCTCCGTCAGATACTGATGGAATCGAGGGCTGGACCACAGCTAGGAGAGCAGCCTGGACCCAGTGCAGCATCCACAAACACACGAAAGAGAAAACAGTGTCAG GCCCCTGAGCCCCTGAGCTCTCTGAAGTCCATGGCAGAGAGGGCAGCACTGGGCTCAGGTCTGGAAGGAGAGATTCCTGCCCTACACCTCACAGAAAGAG ACATCTTCTCTGGATCGACAGCCCCACCAGGGCCTCCAGCAGCCCCCCAGCCTTCCGTATCCGAGGTCAGCATCCCGCCCTCACTGGGCGTGTGTCCTCTTGGGCCCGTGCCCCTGTCCAAAGACCAGCTCTACCAGCAGGCCATGCAGGAGTCGGCCTGGACGCACATGCCCCACCCCTCTGACTCGGAGAGGATCAG GCAGTACCTGATGAGAAATCCGTGTCCCACCTTACCTTTCCATCACCAGGTGCCCCCTCCTCACTCTGATTCTGTGGAGTTCTACCAGAGGCTGTCCACAGAGACCCTCTTCTTTATATTCTACTACCTGGAG GGCACGAAGGCGCAGTATTTGGCAGCTAAAGCCTTGAAGAAGCAGTCATGGCGGTTCCACACAAAGTACATGATGTGGTTCCAGAGGCACGAGGAGCCTAAAACcatcacagatgagtttgagcaG GGAACCTACATTTACTTTGACTATGAGAAATGGGGCCAGAGGAAGAAGGAAGGATTCACGTTTGAGTACAGGTACCTCGAAGACCGGGATCTACAGTGA
- the cnot3a gene encoding CCR4-NOT transcription complex subunit 3a isoform X3 has translation MADKRKLQGEIDRCLKKVTEGVEQFEDIWQKLHNAANANQKEKYEADLKKEIKKLQRLRDQIKTWVASNEIKDKRQLVDNRKLIETQMERFKVVERETKTKAYSKEGLGLALKVDPAQKEKEEVGQWLTNTIDTLNMQVDQFESEVESLSVQTRKKKGDKEKQDRIEELKQFIEKHRYHICRLETILRMLDNDSVQVDLIRKIKDDVEYYLDSSQDPDFEENEFLYDDLDLEDIPPPLVGNSQMEDEIFPHSGSTPNSTTSSSPIPPSAPCTAENSEDDKKRGRSTDSEVSQSPVKNGNPSSSLSSSSSSSSGTSSSSLVSMATVAGGGGGNSLLGSLGGLLPSPGSFSTAIQQQQQSQPQSQQQQPQPKNSPSSALPSNSNPSPANVLLPTPAASSPPSSSTPASVSQNSQPQTPSGQSSASSLGLGQGLGLGKGMVTGTSGVNQMSSLGLSGMPASLSTMAGLLSGSTPAPYAQAAASGGVGSGVGASAVGNNSNAISSAAITSGNNNGSGTSTGLLGTSPGLGGVGGGILGLSTGQAVIQGQPQVALSPVGMPPGAAVGVMGGSAGNTGAGGGLGGGSGALVRPPSGQKQNGSTSYSAVVADSAPDSTLTIASQSQNSQLSSLVPAANPPKDNGPSLLGSITLPPSSPSPSYSEGKPGSGSLMNGPLSYTQASDSMKAPEPLSSLKSMAERAALGSGLEGEIPALHLTERDIFSGSTAPPGPPAAPQPSVSEVSIPPSLGVCPLGPVPLSKDQLYQQAMQESAWTHMPHPSDSERIRQYLMRNPCPTLPFHHQVPPPHSDSVEFYQRLSTETLFFIFYYLEGTKAQYLAAKALKKQSWRFHTKYMMWFQRHEEPKTITDEFEQGTYIYFDYEKWGQRKKEGFTFEYRYLEDRDLQ, from the exons ATGGCTGATAAGAGAAAACTGCAAG GTGAAATAGATCGATGTTTGAAAAAAGTCACAGAGGGTGTAGAACAATTTGAAGACATTTGGCAAAAG CTCCATAATGCAGCCAATGCAAACCAGAAGGAAAAATATGAGGCAGACCTCAAGAAAGAGATTAAAAAATTGCAG CGTCTTCGAGACCAGATAAAGACATGGGTGGCCTCCAATGAAATCAAAGACAAAAGGCAGCTAGTGGACAATCGAAAACTCATTGAAACG CAAATGGAGCGGTTTAAAGTAGTGGAGCGGGAGACAAAGACAAAGGCCTACTCCAAAGAGGGGCTGGGCCTGGCACTGAAGGTGGACCCTGcccagaaggagaaggaggaggtcgGCCAGTGGCTAACG AACACGATAGATACGCTAAACATGCAGGTGGACCAGTTTGAGAGTGAGGTGGAATCACTCTCTGTCCAAACCCGTAAAAAGAAAGGAGACAAAGAG AAGCAGGACCGGATAGAGGAGCTGAAGCAATTCATTGAAAAGCACAGGTACCACATCTGCAGGCTGGAGACCATTCTGCGCATGCTGGACAACGACTCTGTGCAGGTGGATTTGATCCGCAAGATCAAGGACGATGTGGAGTACTACCTCGACTCCTCCCAGGACCCAGACTTTGAGGAGAATGAGTTCCTCTACGATGACCTAGACCTGGAGGACATCC CCCCACCGCTGGTGGGCAACTCTCAAATGGAGGATGAGATCTTCCCCCACTCTGGGAGCACACCCaactccaccacctcctcctctcccataCCTCCCTCTGCTCCGTGCACTGCG GAGAATTCTGAAGATGATAAGAAAAGGGGACGGTCCACAGACAGTGAAGTCAGTCAG TCTCCTGTAAAGAATGGCAATCCCTCATCGTCACtgtcttcatcctcctcttcctcctctgggaCTTCGTCCTCTTCGCTCGTCTCCATGGCGACAGTTGCAGGGGGTGGTGGTGGCAACAGTCTCCTTGGCAGCTTGGGGGGTCTCCTCCCCAGTCCTGGCAGCTTCAGCACAGCaatccagcagcagcagcagtctcAGCCACAGAGCCAGCAGCAGCAACCCCAGCCTAAAAACTCTCCCAGCTCTGCCCTTCCCTCCAACAGCAACCCCAGTCCAGCAAACGTCCTCCTCCCCACACCTGCTGCCTCTTCTCCTCCCAGCTCCAGTACACCGGCTTCGGTATCCCAGAATTCTCAGCCCCAGACCCCCTCAGGGCAGTCCTCAGCCTCCAGCCTGGGCCTGGGGCAGGGCCTGGGTTTGGGCAAAGGCATGGTTACTGGAACGAGCGGTGTCAACCAGATGTCTAGCTTGGGTCTGTCTGGGATGCCGGCATCCCTCAGCACCATGGCTGGCCTCCTTTCAGGCTCCACCCCCGCCCCGTACGCACAGGCAGCTGCTTCAGGTGGGGTGGGCAGTGGAGTGGGAGCGTCGGCCGTGGGTAATAACAGTAATGCAATATCCAGCGCTGCTATAACGAGTGGCAATAATAACGGAAGCGGGACATCTACGGGTTTGTTGGGCACCAGTCCCGGACTTGGCGGAGTCGGTGGTGGGATTTTGGGGCTAAGCACAGGTCAGGCCGTCATCCAGGGACAACCTCAGGTGGCTCTCAGTCCAGTGGGCATGCCGCCGGGCGCTGCAGTTGGGGTTATGGGAGGCAGTGCTGGAAACACCGGGGCAGGCGGAGGATTAGGAGGTGGGAGCGGTGCCCTGGTCAGACCTCCCAGTGGACAGAAGCAGAATGGCAGCACTA GTTACAGTGCGGTAGTTGCAGACAGCGCGCCTGATTCCACCCTCACCAttgccagccaatcacaaaacAGCCAGCTCTCTTCCTTGGTCCCTGCTGCCAATCCTCC taaGGACAACGGCCCCAGCCTCCTGGGTTCCATCACACTGCCTCccagctccccctccccctcgtaCAGCGAAGGCAAGCCGGGCAGCGGGAGCCTGATGAACGGGCCTCTCTCCTACACGCAGGCCTCCGACAGCATGAAG GCCCCTGAGCCCCTGAGCTCTCTGAAGTCCATGGCAGAGAGGGCAGCACTGGGCTCAGGTCTGGAAGGAGAGATTCCTGCCCTACACCTCACAGAAAGAG ACATCTTCTCTGGATCGACAGCCCCACCAGGGCCTCCAGCAGCCCCCCAGCCTTCCGTATCCGAGGTCAGCATCCCGCCCTCACTGGGCGTGTGTCCTCTTGGGCCCGTGCCCCTGTCCAAAGACCAGCTCTACCAGCAGGCCATGCAGGAGTCGGCCTGGACGCACATGCCCCACCCCTCTGACTCGGAGAGGATCAG GCAGTACCTGATGAGAAATCCGTGTCCCACCTTACCTTTCCATCACCAGGTGCCCCCTCCTCACTCTGATTCTGTGGAGTTCTACCAGAGGCTGTCCACAGAGACCCTCTTCTTTATATTCTACTACCTGGAG GGCACGAAGGCGCAGTATTTGGCAGCTAAAGCCTTGAAGAAGCAGTCATGGCGGTTCCACACAAAGTACATGATGTGGTTCCAGAGGCACGAGGAGCCTAAAACcatcacagatgagtttgagcaG GGAACCTACATTTACTTTGACTATGAGAAATGGGGCCAGAGGAAGAAGGAAGGATTCACGTTTGAGTACAGGTACCTCGAAGACCGGGATCTACAGTGA
- the cnot3a gene encoding CCR4-NOT transcription complex subunit 3a isoform X2, whose product MADKRKLQGEIDRCLKKVTEGVEQFEDIWQKLHNAANANQKEKYEADLKKEIKKLQRLRDQIKTWVASNEIKDKRQLVDNRKLIETQMERFKVVERETKTKAYSKEGLGLALKVDPAQKEKEEVGQWLTNTIDTLNMQVDQFESEVESLSVQTRKKKGDKEDRIEELKQFIEKHRYHICRLETILRMLDNDSVQVDLIRKIKDDVEYYLDSSQDPDFEENEFLYDDLDLEDIPPPLVGNSQMEDEIFPHSGSTPNSTTSSSPIPPSAPCTAENSEDDKKRGRSTDSEVSQSPVKNGNPSSSLSSSSSSSSGTSSSSLVSMATVAGGGGGNSLLGSLGGLLPSPGSFSTAIQQQQQSQPQSQQQQPQPKNSPSSALPSNSNPSPANVLLPTPAASSPPSSSTPASVSQNSQPQTPSGQSSASSLGLGQGLGLGKGMVTGTSGVNQMSSLGLSGMPASLSTMAGLLSGSTPAPYAQAAASGGVGSGVGASAVGNNSNAISSAAITSGNNNGSGTSTGLLGTSPGLGGVGGGILGLSTGQAVIQGQPQVALSPVGMPPGAAVGVMGGSAGNTGAGGGLGGGSGALVRPPSGQKQNGSTSYSAVVADSAPDSTLTIASQSQNSQLSSLVPAANPPKDNGPSLLGSITLPPSSPSPSYSEGKPGSGSLMNGPLSYTQASDSMKLATDLRQILMESRAGPQLGEQPGPSAASTNTRKRKQCQAPEPLSSLKSMAERAALGSGLEGEIPALHLTERDIFSGSTAPPGPPAAPQPSVSEVSIPPSLGVCPLGPVPLSKDQLYQQAMQESAWTHMPHPSDSERIRQYLMRNPCPTLPFHHQVPPPHSDSVEFYQRLSTETLFFIFYYLEGTKAQYLAAKALKKQSWRFHTKYMMWFQRHEEPKTITDEFEQGTYIYFDYEKWGQRKKEGFTFEYRYLEDRDLQ is encoded by the exons ATGGCTGATAAGAGAAAACTGCAAG GTGAAATAGATCGATGTTTGAAAAAAGTCACAGAGGGTGTAGAACAATTTGAAGACATTTGGCAAAAG CTCCATAATGCAGCCAATGCAAACCAGAAGGAAAAATATGAGGCAGACCTCAAGAAAGAGATTAAAAAATTGCAG CGTCTTCGAGACCAGATAAAGACATGGGTGGCCTCCAATGAAATCAAAGACAAAAGGCAGCTAGTGGACAATCGAAAACTCATTGAAACG CAAATGGAGCGGTTTAAAGTAGTGGAGCGGGAGACAAAGACAAAGGCCTACTCCAAAGAGGGGCTGGGCCTGGCACTGAAGGTGGACCCTGcccagaaggagaaggaggaggtcgGCCAGTGGCTAACG AACACGATAGATACGCTAAACATGCAGGTGGACCAGTTTGAGAGTGAGGTGGAATCACTCTCTGTCCAAACCCGTAAAAAGAAAGGAGACAAAGAG GACCGGATAGAGGAGCTGAAGCAATTCATTGAAAAGCACAGGTACCACATCTGCAGGCTGGAGACCATTCTGCGCATGCTGGACAACGACTCTGTGCAGGTGGATTTGATCCGCAAGATCAAGGACGATGTGGAGTACTACCTCGACTCCTCCCAGGACCCAGACTTTGAGGAGAATGAGTTCCTCTACGATGACCTAGACCTGGAGGACATCC CCCCACCGCTGGTGGGCAACTCTCAAATGGAGGATGAGATCTTCCCCCACTCTGGGAGCACACCCaactccaccacctcctcctctcccataCCTCCCTCTGCTCCGTGCACTGCG GAGAATTCTGAAGATGATAAGAAAAGGGGACGGTCCACAGACAGTGAAGTCAGTCAG TCTCCTGTAAAGAATGGCAATCCCTCATCGTCACtgtcttcatcctcctcttcctcctctgggaCTTCGTCCTCTTCGCTCGTCTCCATGGCGACAGTTGCAGGGGGTGGTGGTGGCAACAGTCTCCTTGGCAGCTTGGGGGGTCTCCTCCCCAGTCCTGGCAGCTTCAGCACAGCaatccagcagcagcagcagtctcAGCCACAGAGCCAGCAGCAGCAACCCCAGCCTAAAAACTCTCCCAGCTCTGCCCTTCCCTCCAACAGCAACCCCAGTCCAGCAAACGTCCTCCTCCCCACACCTGCTGCCTCTTCTCCTCCCAGCTCCAGTACACCGGCTTCGGTATCCCAGAATTCTCAGCCCCAGACCCCCTCAGGGCAGTCCTCAGCCTCCAGCCTGGGCCTGGGGCAGGGCCTGGGTTTGGGCAAAGGCATGGTTACTGGAACGAGCGGTGTCAACCAGATGTCTAGCTTGGGTCTGTCTGGGATGCCGGCATCCCTCAGCACCATGGCTGGCCTCCTTTCAGGCTCCACCCCCGCCCCGTACGCACAGGCAGCTGCTTCAGGTGGGGTGGGCAGTGGAGTGGGAGCGTCGGCCGTGGGTAATAACAGTAATGCAATATCCAGCGCTGCTATAACGAGTGGCAATAATAACGGAAGCGGGACATCTACGGGTTTGTTGGGCACCAGTCCCGGACTTGGCGGAGTCGGTGGTGGGATTTTGGGGCTAAGCACAGGTCAGGCCGTCATCCAGGGACAACCTCAGGTGGCTCTCAGTCCAGTGGGCATGCCGCCGGGCGCTGCAGTTGGGGTTATGGGAGGCAGTGCTGGAAACACCGGGGCAGGCGGAGGATTAGGAGGTGGGAGCGGTGCCCTGGTCAGACCTCCCAGTGGACAGAAGCAGAATGGCAGCACTA GTTACAGTGCGGTAGTTGCAGACAGCGCGCCTGATTCCACCCTCACCAttgccagccaatcacaaaacAGCCAGCTCTCTTCCTTGGTCCCTGCTGCCAATCCTCC taaGGACAACGGCCCCAGCCTCCTGGGTTCCATCACACTGCCTCccagctccccctccccctcgtaCAGCGAAGGCAAGCCGGGCAGCGGGAGCCTGATGAACGGGCCTCTCTCCTACACGCAGGCCTCCGACAGCATGAAG CTCGCCACAGACCTCCGTCAGATACTGATGGAATCGAGGGCTGGACCACAGCTAGGAGAGCAGCCTGGACCCAGTGCAGCATCCACAAACACACGAAAGAGAAAACAGTGTCAG GCCCCTGAGCCCCTGAGCTCTCTGAAGTCCATGGCAGAGAGGGCAGCACTGGGCTCAGGTCTGGAAGGAGAGATTCCTGCCCTACACCTCACAGAAAGAG ACATCTTCTCTGGATCGACAGCCCCACCAGGGCCTCCAGCAGCCCCCCAGCCTTCCGTATCCGAGGTCAGCATCCCGCCCTCACTGGGCGTGTGTCCTCTTGGGCCCGTGCCCCTGTCCAAAGACCAGCTCTACCAGCAGGCCATGCAGGAGTCGGCCTGGACGCACATGCCCCACCCCTCTGACTCGGAGAGGATCAG GCAGTACCTGATGAGAAATCCGTGTCCCACCTTACCTTTCCATCACCAGGTGCCCCCTCCTCACTCTGATTCTGTGGAGTTCTACCAGAGGCTGTCCACAGAGACCCTCTTCTTTATATTCTACTACCTGGAG GGCACGAAGGCGCAGTATTTGGCAGCTAAAGCCTTGAAGAAGCAGTCATGGCGGTTCCACACAAAGTACATGATGTGGTTCCAGAGGCACGAGGAGCCTAAAACcatcacagatgagtttgagcaG GGAACCTACATTTACTTTGACTATGAGAAATGGGGCCAGAGGAAGAAGGAAGGATTCACGTTTGAGTACAGGTACCTCGAAGACCGGGATCTACAGTGA